ACAGTGTTGAAGTACAGTCCTGGGTTTTAATGTTCAGTTTCAGCCCGGCGTCCAGGGGGAGTGTGGCCATAGTGAATGCTTGTAGACACGTATTGTTGAGCCAGTGATATTCTATCGGTATGACGTAGCCTGGTGTGTCTTGCAGAGTCGCTCCTAGCTCTAGGGTGGTAGCGCCGGCTTCTATGCATATTGTGACTATGGGCCTGTATCCTGTAGCTACTCCAGGTAAAGGCTCTACAACCTTGGCCACGGCGGTAGCGTGTATAGTGCATGTTGTGTTGTCAATACTCACTGTAACTGGAGCAGTCAACGCGTATAATATTGTCACGACTTTTAGCATGATATGTAGAGTAACGGTGGCCATTGCTATTCTTCCTTCGGGCCTCCGGAGCCCAGAGGATCTAGCCTCGGCTGTATATACATTAACCCGCTGCATGGTCTTTGGAAAGCCGTTCTAGTAGATGGCGTAGCCTCTCCCGGGCCTCCTGGATAGGTACACGGAGCCCCGCAGCTATATCGCTCATCGTCTTGCCCTGGAGCACCCGGGCGGCGGCTATCCAGCGGTCCTTCTCCTCGAGGATCCGGAGCCCGCCACTGGATAGGATGTGGTTGACTAGTAGAAGCCAGAGCACGTCGAGCACGGCCTCCACGTCTAGCCGGCCCTCGAGGACTAGCCTTAGGCGGTGCTTCTGCTCCTCGGTGAGCACGGCTAGCGGCTGCTGGGCTAGCTCCGGGCTTCCCTCGAGGACGGCTGCGTAGGCCTCCGCGGTAAGGCCCCGGTAGAGGCTATGCCCGGCTAGGAGCAGCTTCCGCAGCATATCGCGGGCAGCCGTGTAGACGACCTCGTAGCCGAGACTAGTGAGAGGCTTAGCCACGGCTATGTTGTGCTCTCCCGTGGCCTTGCTGGGTAGTGGCGACACGTAGACCACGTGGAAGCCGTTACGCCGCCAGAACCCGAGTACATCCGGCTGCCCGAAGACGGCGCCTAGCCAGTCTAGCCCCATGCTCCGGGCCTGCTCCTCCACGTAGCTTAGCAGCTTGGAGCCTAGCCCGCGGCGCTGCAGCTCGGGGTGCACAGCTATCCGGACTACCCGCATACCCCGGGCCTCCATAGCCCTGGGCGACGCTTGTGCCAGCAAGTCCGGCATTATGCGGGCCTCGTAGGCTGTGTCTCCGCTCTCTAGGGAGGCATCCACCACTGCTACGGGGGTGCCGTCGGCTAGGAGCGCGTAGAGCCGGTGGTGCGGCGCGTCGAGGATCAATGCTAGGTCGTCCGGCTCGTTCCGGTAGTGGGCCTGGACTAGTATCCCGTAGACCTGGGCTAGGGTAGCGTAGTCGTCTGCTAGCCTCAACCTGTCCAGCTCCACGGCATCTAGGCTCTCCGGGGGCCAGCTCGGCGGCCGGGGTGCCTCAGCTCGGAGCATGAACGTCTCGTACAGCCACTCCTCTAGGGGGTCGCCGGGCGGGTAACGGACAGGATGCTCGAGCCCTACTACGAGCCGAGGCTCCGGCAGTATCGCCTCTATCATCTTTGCGAGTACCCGGCCACTCCCCTCGTACCCGTGTATCGTCGTGGCTGCTAGCAGCCTGGGGCTGCGTGATGCTAGACGCCTCAGCCTCATAGGCCCTACCGCTGCCGCCTCGTCAATAATGGTGAAGGCTCCGGGCTCTACACGGTCCGGGGTATGGTAGCGGAAGTGGAACCACGGCCCAGCGACGCCGGCCACGAAGCCGCCGCGCTCTATAGCCCAGTGGCGAACCCCTAGCCTCTCCAGCGCCATGTCTAGTACGCGGAAGAAGCCCTGCACACTGCCCGGGCTAGGGGCCGTGACCGGGACGAAGCCCACCATGTGGCTAGCCGCGAGATAGGCCGCCACTAGGCCTAGTAGCCCCGACTTACCCCTCCCCCGGTCCCCAGTGACGAAAACGCTACGGCCCCTCCTGCGGAGATGTAGGACTATCTCGTCTAGCGCACGGGCCTGGTCGAGAGTAGCCGCGGCCTCCAGGAGGCGGCGGTGGACAGGGCTCCGGGGCCGGTAGCCCTCGGGGCCCGGCGGCGGCGAGGCCCTCTCCCGGGGCAGCGCCTGTCGGTACAGGATGCCAGCGTCGTAGTCCGCCCAGAACAGCGCCCTTGCGGCGCCGAGCCGGTTCACCAGGTAGCGGCGGTAGGCGCCGATGCTATCCCTGCCGCCCGGCTGCCACTCCCCGAGGGGCGGCACTGCCAGCGCTACCACGCCGCCGCCCCGCACAGTCTCAGCGGCAGCGGCCAGCAGGTTGGGCCGGAGAAGCTGGGGCACAACGAGGACTACCGAGCTATTCTCGGTCCCGAGCAGCCTGTCTATCGCGCCCGGGCTCTCTAGCCTGCTACACTCGCTCCGTAGCCCCTCCCGGGCCTCGCGCGGCGCAAGACAGAGCACATCACCGTACACGTCGGAGAAGATGCGCGCCAGCAGGCCCCCAGCATAGACCGGGGAGACAGAATGGAGCACAACTAGCCCCCGGTATCCCGTCGCCCTAAGCTCGTCTAGCCAATTCCTCAACATGGCAGGTATGCTCGCCGCCACAGCCTCGCCCCGGGGCTTTGCAGGGCTCTCGGCATAATAGCCTCGGCCTAGACTCCTAAGCCTGGAGGGTCGTCCTGTATGCAGG
The window above is part of the Pyrodictium delaneyi genome. Proteins encoded here:
- a CDS encoding GNAT family N-acetyltransferase, which encodes MAASIPAMLRNWLDELRATGYRGLVVLHSVSPVYAGGLLARIFSDVYGDVLCLAPREAREGLRSECSRLESPGAIDRLLGTENSSVVLVVPQLLRPNLLAAAAETVRGGGVVALAVPPLGEWQPGGRDSIGAYRRYLVNRLGAARALFWADYDAGILYRQALPRERASPPPGPEGYRPRSPVHRRLLEAAATLDQARALDEIVLHLRRRGRSVFVTGDRGRGKSGLLGLVAAYLAASHMVGFVPVTAPSPGSVQGFFRVLDMALERLGVRHWAIERGGFVAGVAGPWFHFRYHTPDRVEPGAFTIIDEAAAVGPMRLRRLASRSPRLLAATTIHGYEGSGRVLAKMIEAILPEPRLVVGLEHPVRYPPGDPLEEWLYETFMLRAEAPRPPSWPPESLDAVELDRLRLADDYATLAQVYGILVQAHYRNEPDDLALILDAPHHRLYALLADGTPVAVVDASLESGDTAYEARIMPDLLAQASPRAMEARGMRVVRIAVHPELQRRGLGSKLLSYVEEQARSMGLDWLGAVFGQPDVLGFWRRNGFHVVYVSPLPSKATGEHNIAVAKPLTSLGYEVVYTAARDMLRKLLLAGHSLYRGLTAEAYAAVLEGSPELAQQPLAVLTEEQKHRLRLVLEGRLDVEAVLDVLWLLLVNHILSSGGLRILEEKDRWIAAARVLQGKTMSDIAAGLRVPIQEARERLRHLLERLSKDHAAG